The Mauremys mutica isolate MM-2020 ecotype Southern chromosome 1, ASM2049712v1, whole genome shotgun sequence genome has a segment encoding these proteins:
- the RPS11 gene encoding 40S ribosomal protein S11 — protein sequence MADVQTERAYQKQPTIFQNKKRVLLGEGGKEKLSRYYKNIGLGFKTPKEAIEGTYIDKKCPFTGNVSIRGRILSGVVTKMKMQRTIVIRRDYLHYIRKYNRFEKRHKNMSVHLSPCFRDVQIGDIVTVGECRPLSKTVRFNVLKVTKAAGTKKQFQKF from the exons ATGGCGGACGTGCAG ACGGAGAGGGCTTATCAGAAACAGCCTACCATCTTCCAGAACAAGAAGCGGGTGCTTCTGGGAGAGGGAGGcaaggagaaactctcccgttaCTACAAGAACATTGGCCTGGGCTTCAAGACCCCCAAAGAG GCCATTGAGGGCACTTACATTGACAAGAAATGCCCGTTCACTGGTAATGTCTCTATTCGTGGTCGTATCCTGTCAG GTGTGGTTACCAAGATGAAGATGCAGCGTACCATTGTCATCCGCAGGGATTACTTACACTATATCCGCAAGTACAACCGTTTTGAGAAACGCCACAAGAATATGTCCGTACATCTCTCCCCCTGCTTCAG GGATGTCCAGATTGGGGATATTGTGACTGTGGGGGAATGCCGTCCCCTCAGCAAGACAGTCCGATTCAATGTCCTCAAGGTCACAAAGGCTGCTGGCACCAAGAAGCAGTTCCAGAAGTTTTAA
- the LOC123362198 gene encoding putative olfactory receptor 52P1, whose product MAAANLTPSNPATFLLLGIPGLEEAHIWISVPVCTMYVVIIVGNCTILLIIATEPALHRPMCYFLCMLAAIDLGASTCTLPKLLCIFWFQAREINGGACLAQMFFIHSLSMMESAVLLAMALDRYVAICAPLRYSSVFTGRLVAKLGVAAVARGTLLMSPYPFLIKRLSFCRTNVIPHTYCEHMAVVKLACGDTSVNHAYGLSAALLVIGGDLLFIGLSYFLIVRAVLRLSSREARLKAFGTCSSHICVILISYIPALFSFFTHRFGHHVAPPVHIILANLYLLFPPILNPIVYGVRTREIRERVLRVILQDTGTSKRRLDWGSLLRRPPSQFPQAEIPVHMVSPPGGFVSTSVKQ is encoded by the coding sequence ATGGCTGCTGCCAACCTGACGCCGTCGAACCCGGCCACATTCCTGCTGCTGGGCATCCCCGGGCTGGAAGAAGCTCACATTTGGATCTCGGTGCCCGTGTGCACGATGTACGTGGTGATCATCGTCGGGAACTGCACTATTCTCCTCATCATTGccacagagccagccctgcaccgaCCCATGtgctatttcctctgcatgctggcagcCATCGACCTGGGAGCCTCCACCTGCACCCTGCCGAAATTGCTCTGCATCTTCTGGTTTCAGGCCAGGGAGATCAACGGCGGGGCCTGCCTGGCCCAGATGTTCTTCATTCACTCCCTCTCCATGATGGAGTCGGCTGTGCTGCTGGCCATGGCCCtcgatcgctacgtggccatctgcgcTCCCTTGCGCTACAGCTCCGTCTTCACCGGCCGCCTCGTTGCCAAGCTGGGCGTGGCGGCCGTAGCCAGAGGGACGCTGCTCATGAGCCCCTACCCCTTTCTGATTAAGAGGCTGTCCTTCTGCCGGACCAACGTCATCCCGCACACCTACTGCGAGCACATggctgtggtgaagctggcctgtggAGACACCAGCGTTAATCATGCCTACGGCCTCAGCGCGGCGTTGCTAGTCATAGGTGGGGACCTGCTGTTTATTGGTCTTTCCTATTTCCTGATTGTCCGGGCCGTTCTGCGCCTCTCGTCCCGGGAGGCCCGGCTCAAGGCCTTTggtacctgcagctcccacatctGTGTCATCCTGATCTCCTACATCCCGGCCCTCTTCTCCTTCTTCACACACCGCTTTGGCCACCATGTGGCTCCCCCAGTCCACATCATCCTGGCCAACCTCTACCTCCTGTTCCCACCCATTTTGAACCCCATCGTGTATGGGGTGAGGACCAGGGAGATCCGGGAGCGGGTGCTCAGGGTGATCCTGCAGGACACAGGTACTTCCAAACGTAGGCTGGACTGGGGCTCCCTCCTCCGAAGGCCACCCAGCCAGTTCCCCCAGGCAGAGATTCCTGTGCACATGGTGTCCCCTCCTGGGGGCTTTGTCTCAACATCTGTAAAGCAATAA